GTCGTCCTGCACCGTCGCCGGGCAGCCACGTCATGATCTTCCACCACCTTCGACACCTCATCCCCGCATCTCCGGCGAACGCCGCCGGTGACCTCCGAAAGGACAACAACACCATGGGCCACTCCACGTTTGGTCTGGGACGGCGCTTCGCCGCACTGGCCGGCGCCGTAGCGCTCGCACTGGTCGGCGGCGCCGCCGCAGCCCAGGCGGACACCCCGGCGCCGTCCGCAGGCAACATCAACGAGTCCACGCCGACGTCGCTGACGATCCACAAGTACGACGGCACGCCCGGCGCGGCCGGTGACGGCACCCAGAAGACCGACACCTCGCAGCTCGGCAACGCCCTGGCCGGTGTGACCTTCAAGATCACCCCGGTGACCTCGAAGAACGGCCAGGCCCTGGACCTGCACACGCAGGCCGGCTGGGACCTCCTGCAGGGTGTCAAGGCCTCCGACGTGACGGCGGCCAACGGCTACGCGTTCGGCACCCCGGTCAGCGTGACCACCGGCGCCGACGGCTCCGTGACCCAGTCCCTGCCGCAGGCCGTGTACCTGGTCACCGAAACCGACCCGGGCACCAACAACGTCATCTCCCCGGCTCAGCCGTTCCTGGTGACGCTGCCCCTGCCGCAGAGCAACGGCAACTGGCTCTACGACGTGCACGTGTACCCGAAGAACAAGATCAACACCACCACCCCCACCAAGGAGGTGGCCGATCCGGTCGCTCCGGTCCTGGGCTCCTCGGTCACCTGGACCATCAACGCCCCGGTGCCGGCCCTGGCAGCCGGTGACACCTACAAGTCCTTCGTCATCACCGACCAGCTGGACTCCCGCCTGAGCTACACCTCCGCCACCGTGGACGGCTTCACCTCGGGCACTGATTACACCGTCACCGAGTCCAACGGCCTCGTCACCATCACCTTCACCCCGGCCGGCGTGGCCAAGCTCTCCTCGGGCCAGACGGTCGTCGCCAAGGTGACCACCAAGGTCACCTCCCTGGGCGACAACGGCGTCATCACCAACACCGCGACCGTGAACACCAACGGCTCCAAGGTCGACACCAACAAGCCGAGCACCAACTGGGGCCCGCTGCAGATCCTCAAGTACGCCCAGCAGGACGAGAGCAAGACCCTCTCCGGCGCTCACTTCGAGATCTACACCGCCAAGGACGCCGCTCAGCCCGTAGGCACCCTCGTGACCGACGCCAACGGCAAGGCCTCCATCAGCCTCTGGGTCGGCAACAACGACGTCACCAGCAAGACCTACTGGGTCAAGGAGACCCAGGCTCCGGCCGGTTACACCCTGCCCCAGGATCCGTGGACCCAGGTCACGGTCAAGGCCAACGGTGACACCGCCCCGGTCGTGCTGAAGATCGCCAACACGCAGCAGCCCGCCGTGACCCTGCCGTTCACCGGCGCCGAGGGTCAGCTCCTGCTGACCGTCACCGGCATCGCCCTGCTCCTGCTCGCCGTCGGCGCCGCGCTGGTCGTCAGCCGCCGTCGCGCAGCACAGCGCTGAGACCGGTGACCACCACCAACGGGTGAGTTCATGAACACTCCCAGCACAGCGCCGGCCCCGGGCACCGCCCGGGGCCGGCGCGTTGCCCGCCCCGCCCGCACCTGGCGTCTCCCGGTGGCCGCCGTGGTGGTCGCCGTCATCGCCCTGGCCGGGATGGCGGTGCTCCTGTACCCCACCGCGGCCTCCTGGTTCTCCCAGCTTGAGCAGTCCCGCGTGATCGCCAACAGCGCGACCTCCGTGGACGCCGACCGTGCCCGCGAGAACGAACAGCTCCGCCTCGCCCACGCCTACAACAAAGCCCTCGCCTCCGGCGCCGTCCTCGACGCCAATCAGCGCCTGCCCACCGGCGAAGGCAAGAGCAGCGACAGCTCGCTGAACTACGACTCGATCCTCAAGGACCCCGCCACCGGCGTCATGGCACGTCTCATGGTCCCGTCCATCGGGGTCGACCTGCCGATCTATCACGGGACGTCGGACGAGACCCTGCTCAAGGGCCTGG
Above is a window of Arthrobacter sp. Y-9 DNA encoding:
- a CDS encoding SpaH/EbpB family LPXTG-anchored major pilin, with the protein product MGHSTFGLGRRFAALAGAVALALVGGAAAAQADTPAPSAGNINESTPTSLTIHKYDGTPGAAGDGTQKTDTSQLGNALAGVTFKITPVTSKNGQALDLHTQAGWDLLQGVKASDVTAANGYAFGTPVSVTTGADGSVTQSLPQAVYLVTETDPGTNNVISPAQPFLVTLPLPQSNGNWLYDVHVYPKNKINTTTPTKEVADPVAPVLGSSVTWTINAPVPALAAGDTYKSFVITDQLDSRLSYTSATVDGFTSGTDYTVTESNGLVTITFTPAGVAKLSSGQTVVAKVTTKVTSLGDNGVITNTATVNTNGSKVDTNKPSTNWGPLQILKYAQQDESKTLSGAHFEIYTAKDAAQPVGTLVTDANGKASISLWVGNNDVTSKTYWVKETQAPAGYTLPQDPWTQVTVKANGDTAPVVLKIANTQQPAVTLPFTGAEGQLLLTVTGIALLLLAVGAALVVSRRRAAQR
- a CDS encoding class C sortase encodes the protein MNTPSTAPAPGTARGRRVARPARTWRLPVAAVVVAVIALAGMAVLLYPTAASWFSQLEQSRVIANSATSVDADRARENEQLRLAHAYNKALASGAVLDANQRLPTGEGKSSDSSLNYDSILKDPATGVMARLMVPSIGVDLPIYHGTSDETLLKGLGHLEGTSLPVGGSGTHSVITGHRGLANATMFTDLDRVKEGDMFSLSVGGEVISYRVINTQVVDPDQTKPLQAVPGKDLVTLVTCTPLGINSQRILVTGERVTPTPPADLEAAAALPTIPGFPWWAVILAGGVLLAIVYVWRSGYAPRVKAPQTAS